A window of the Cryptococcus neoformans var. neoformans B-3501A chromosome 9, whole genome shotgun sequence genome harbors these coding sequences:
- a CDS encoding hypothetical protein (Similar to gi|46435098|gb|EAK94488.1| hypothetical protein CaO19.783 [Candida albicans SC5314], FASTA scores: opt: 3118, E(): 6.2e-184, (52.285% identity (76.600% similar) in 1094 aa overlap (6-1070:69-1128))) yields the protein MSTYSHTPNYPLRTLSQRSNSAAMPQLEPEETSSSSRTKLTSWGRSKKKRVSDATEEEALLEENSSYAFEQELGTEIRHGGKSKGRTIPLQPASPKSPYPANVVRNQKYSILSFLPLVFYEQFKFFFNFYFLVVALSQFIPALKIGYIVTYVAPLAFVLAVTMGKEAFDDYSRYLRDREANSTRYLVLVPQPPSPNPSSDGEQTPSLPRPQTRSTPASSIKVGDMVLLEKNQRVPADMVLLTTSEEEGTCFIRTDQLDGETDWKLKVAVGETQKMGEAFVGSAEGSLYADPPIKDIHTFYGVFTLRSTSPGEQTETSTPLSVENVLWANTVLAAGSAVGLVVYTGKETRAVLNTSEAGTKMGTLEKEVNKMAKILCTVTFALSVILVALNGFRGQWYIYVFRFLILFSSIIPISLRVNLDMGKTVYAHQIQTDKEIPETIVRTSTLPEELGRVEYLLSDKTGTLTRNEMELKKLHMGTLVFGWDSMDEVSHLLSQALDETSGPHGRQGSLPGGNQRGRRDMTGRVRDTVMALATCHNVTPVVNDDGTTTYQASSPDEVAIVQWTESVGLTLTSRDRTSMVVRSSAGRSLTFDILSIFPFTSESKRMGIIIRDRETGGITFVQKGADVVMSKIVQKNDWLEEETGNMAREGLRTLVLARKKLSEEAYAAFDKAYRAAQLLPSESRASSITSVISQHLETELELLALTGVEDKLQEDVKSTLELLRNAGLKIWMLTGDKIETATNIAVSSKLVARGQYIHQAAKLTTADQVRDMLDFLHTKLDCALVIDGESLQLSLDRFRSEFIILATQLPIVVACRCSPTQKADVAKLIREYTKKTVCCIGDGGNDVSMIQAADVGVGIVGKEGKQASLAADFSINQFSYLTKLLLWHGRNSYKRSAKLSQFVIHRGLIIAVIQAVFSSIFFFAPIALYQGWLQVGYATLYTMAPVFSLVLDKDVNEDLALLYPELYKELTKGRSLSYKTFFTWLTISVYQGGIIMLLSLLLFESEFLHIVAISFTALVINELIMVALEVTTWHSYMVLSELGTALVYFGSMAVLPEYFDLAFVLSSTFVYKVTVIVAVSSFPLYVIKAAHQRLNPAAYKKVAGI from the exons ATGTCAACCTACTCGCACACACCCAATTACCCCCTGAGGACCCTCTCTCAAAGATCAAACTCTGCAGCAATGCCGCAACTGGAGCCAGAGGAGacatcgtcatcgtcgaGAACAAAATTGACTAGTTGGGGAagatcaaagaagaagagagttAGCGATGCtacagaagaggaagcttTGCTTGAAGAGAATAGTAGCTATGCATTTGAGCAAGAGCTTGGAACGGAAATAAGGCATGGTGGGAAATCCAAAGGGAGGACAATACCTCTGCAGCCAGCTT CTCCCAAATCCCCATATCCTGCAAATGTTGTCCGAAATCAAAAGTATTCGATTCTCTCCTTTCTACCTCTTGTATTCTATGAGCAATtcaaattcttcttcaacttctaCTTTCTTGTCGTCGCGTTATCTCAATTCATACCGGCCTTGAAGATCGGCTACATTGTGACCTATGTTGCCCCTCTAGCCTTCGTCCTCGCGGTAACTatgggaaaagaagcttTTGATGACTACTCGCGTTATCTCCGGGATCGTGAAGCCAACTCGACCCGCTACCTCGTTCTTGTCCCCCAACCCCCCTCTCCCAATCCTTCATCTGATGGTGAACAAACCCCATCGCTCCCTCGTCCTCAAACCCGCTCTactcctgcttcttcaattAAAGTTGGGGATATGGTACTTCTCgaaaaaaaccaaagaGTTCCAGCCGACATGGTGCTCCTTACCACaagcgaggaagaagggactTGTTTTATCAGGACAGATCAATTGGACGGCGAGACTGATTGGAAGCTCAAAGTAGCTGTTGGAGAAACCCAAAAGATGGGTGAAGCATTTGTCGGAAGTGCTGAAGGCTCTTTGTATGCCGATCCCCCAATTAAGGATATCCACACTTTCTACGGCGTTTTCACTCTCCGATCAACATCCCCTGGCGAGCAAACGGAAACATCTACTCCGCTTTCTGTTGAAAACGTCCTTTGGGCGAACACTGTCCTTGCAGCTGGGTCTGCCGTGGGATTGGTGGTGTATACTGGGAAGGAGACTAGAGCAGTATTGAACACGAGTGAGGCGGGGACAAAGATGGGAACCCTGGAAAAGGAAGTCAACAAAATGGCAAAG ATCTTATGCACAGTAACATTCGCCCTTTCAGTCATCCTCGTCGCCCTGAACGGATTTAGAGGGCAATGGTACATCTACgtcttccgcttcctcatccttttttcctctaTTATTCCTATCAGTCTGAGGGTTAATCTGGATATGGGGAAGACTGTCTACGCTCATCAAATCCAGACCGATAAAGAAATCCCCGAGACAATTGTCCGGACTTCTACTTTGCCAGAGGAGCTGGGTAGGGTGGAGTATCTTTTGAGCGACAAGACCGGTACTTTGACCAGAAATG AGATGGAGCTCAAGAAGCTGCATATGGGAACTCTTGTGTTCGGTTGGGACTCAATGGATGAGGTGTCGCACTTGTTATCGCAAGCATTGGACGAAACCAGTGGTCCAC ATGGAAGGCAAGGTTCATTACCAGGTGGAAACCAAAGAGGCAGGCGAGATATGACTGGCAGAGTTCGGGATACAGTCATGGCCCTTGCAACCTGCCACAAT GTCACACCTGTTGTCAACGACGATGGTACCACTACTTACcaagcttcttcacccGATGAAGTTGCCATTGTTCAGTGGACCGAATCTGTTGGGCTCACCCTCACCTCCCGCGATCGAACCTCCATGGTCGTCCGCTCCTCTGCAGGCCGCTCACTTACATTTGACATCCTTTCCATATTTCCGTTCACCTCAGAAAGCAAACGTATGGGTATCATTATCAGAGATCGGGAGACTGGCGGGATCACTTTCGTGCAAAAGGGGGCGGACGTGGTGATGAGCAAGATTGTACAGAAAAATGACtggctggaggaggaaacCGGTAACATGGCCAGAGAAGGTCTTCGTACCCTCGTACTTGccaggaagaagctgtcTGAAGAAGCGTACGCCGCTTTCGACAAAGCCTATCGCGCTGctcaacttcttccctccGAATCGCGCGCATCCTCCATCACTTCTGTCATATCCCAGCATCTAGAAACCGAACTTGAGCTTCTGGCTCTGACTGGAGTAGAAGACAAATTGCAGGAAGATGTGAAGAGTACTTTGGAGTTGCTGAGGAATGCAGGATTGAAGATATGGATGTTGACGGGCGATAAAATCGAGACGGCTACGAACATTGCGGTCAGTAGTAAACTCGTGGCAAGAGGACAGTATATCCACCAGGCTGCGAAAT TAACGACAGCGGACCAGGTTCGAGACATGCTGGATTTCTTACATACCAAGCTTGATTGTGCTCTGGTCATTGATGGGGAATCGCTTCAG CTCTCTTTGGACCGATTCCGTTCAGaattcatcatccttgCCACTCAACTTCCTATCGTCGTCGCGTGCCGATGCTCTCCCACCCAAAAGGCAGACGTTGCTAAGCTCATTCGAGAATACACAAAGAAAACAGTTTGCTGTATTGGCGATGGGGGGAACGACGTCTCAATGATTCAAGCGGCAGATGTTG GTGTTGGTATCGTgggcaaggaaggaaaacagGCTTCATTGGCCGCCGACTTTAGCATCAATCAGTTCTCATACCTCACTAAACTCTTGCTTTGGCACGGCCGTAACTCTTATAAGAGGTCGGCGAAATTGAGTCAATTTGTGATTCATCGAGGTTTGATCATTGCTGTCATCCAAGCGGTTTTCAGTTCGatattcttctttgctc CGATCGCCCTTTACCAAGGATGGCTTCAAGTAGGGTATGCGACATTGTACACCATGGCGCCGGTGTTTTCCCTTGTTTTGGACAAGGACGTAAACGAGGATCTTGCCTTGCTTTATCCGGAGCTGTACAAAGAACTGACCAAG GGACGATCATTGAGCTACAAAACCTTCTTCACGTGGCTCACTATCAGTGTCTATCAAG GCGGTATAATCATGCttctgtctcttcttcttttcgagTCTGAATTCCTTCACATCGTCgccatctctttcaccGCCTTAGTCATCAATGAACTTATCATGGTCGCTCTTGAGGTTACCACATGGCACAGTTACATGGTGCTGAGTGAGTTGGGAACAGCCTTGGTCTACTTTGGAAGTATGGCTGTATTGCCCGAGTACTTTG ACTTGGCATTCGTCCTCTCTTCTACATTTGTATATAAGGTGACAGTCATCGTCGCTgtttcatccttcccacTGTATGTAATCAAAGCCGCACATCAACGACTGAACCCAGCGGCATATAAGAAGGTGGCTGGGATATGA